The window TGTCCACAAAATATCGGTTAAAATGTGTGGCCTTATCCTGATCGGctttcaaaataatattattctcAGTCGAAATGTCTGGAATACCGGTTTTATCTCTACCTAATTGTCTGTTGAGAAAAGTCCATGTCTTCCTAATATCTCCTTTACATTTCCCTAAGTTATGCACGTAGTAATTATTCATTAAGTAATTACTACATTTCTTAACAACATTACTAAtccgacttacagacgtcaaattttgacacgaatcatttgaaggttggtactgtaTAAGAATATGCATATGcaaatgcatttaatactagcgacgccatctatgtgtcagaccggggacttatcagccaacctgttattaaagGCAATTTGACCAGAGTCCAAAAAAGaatcaataaaatgtttatcaacTTTTGATCAAGTAAAAtatctttatattagaaaaaatgcgtcttctatattTTGTTCAATGTACTTACGTGTCAGTTAAGAACTTAATTGCTCAAAATTTGTTAGTTAAAATTAATCCGACACGAAAATAACTTCCAGTTTCTTtttgttaactgacagttaaagcctaaagGAGCTACATAAAAATAGCCGTAaataatatactccgaacctgtGAAATGTGTgattttgtaattaattataGTATTTAACTTTGGCAGCATATTAACTTAAATTATTGTAttataaattttgatttgtctTACCCGACTGATTGATGTTTAACATACATGCTCAATAATCAGATAAAAGTTGTAGTTAAAAATAGCTGCATTGAAATTGTCTGTACCCTAACTAAAAGCTATTAAAAacgtatttaaataattatagtGAAACCTATTTAAACCATTGTTTATTGGTTATTTTAATTATCAGTTATTCTACCAATATACATTGGGTTAAACAAACACCTCTGCaaaaaaactaatttgaataaaattttgaaatgtcatTCTAATActcgttttaatttttattttaattacagttATAATTTCACTGTACTAAGAAAAACCAACTATGAAAAGCTACATCTACATAACCTTAATTATAGCATGTGCTGCTGTCTCTATGGCCACAACAgttaaaaattgtccaaaaagtaagatatataattttttttcaattaaaaaaaaaaaaaacatttattacataaaaattttcttttatttcagccAAAGCCCGCCTTTTGGAAGATGGTGATGTGACCATCTCCAGTTGTCCCAAAAGCAAATGTAACCTGAAACGTAATACAGAGGCCagcatagaaatgaaaattatacCCAATCGTGattttaaagaattaaattCCGATATTCAAGGTATTATATTAGATGTACCCTTGCCCTTTCCTGGATATTATGGTACCAGTGCTTGTCCTCATATCTACGATGCTGAGGGAAAAAACCAAGTTGGTTGTCCCCTTAAAGCCGgagaaacttatatctataagaaCAGTTTTAAAATATTACCCATTTATCCAACTGTAAGTTTAACCATACACTGGGGTTTGGGTGACAAAGAGGGTGATGCAGTGTGTTTCCAGATACCAGCAAAAATTAAGGCTTAAAACCAAAAAAGAAATAACTTtatataataatatcaattaagatAAGTAATTTACTTTAGTTATAGCTCAGAGATATTATTGGACTAGAAGCTTTTCGATGAGCAAATGTATAGAAGGCAAAGATAAATAGCAAAAGGGTGTTCTGCGTTGAAACGATggctattaatttaaaaatttaatagagccCCGGAATTGATATTTTAAGCacctttttaaatttcaattagaaTACTTTGTAGCTTAAAGATATTTTAGGGAAGAATTATGTGTGCAAGCCCTATTTATAATTTAAGGTAAAATTCCCGTGGCATCGCTTTGCTAGCTAAATATTGACTTTGAATGAATTTAGGAATTAATATTGATAATCCACGATATATCATGAGTTAGTGTTACTATAGACTATCAGAATATGTCGAATTGTATATGTGGGCAAAGGTTATGTAGTTAAGCTAGATgcacttatttttatttaaatttcctgGACCTAACAAACAAATGATGAGaatgtattttaaagaaattattggATAGAATTTCTTTTTGCCTTATCTAATTCCAGTGAATCTTgttaaataacaataataatatagATGTATTCACCAAATCATTAATAtcttcaaaatttatatagatacaACGAATTGATTATAATGATTGGTGCAATACGTTGAATTTATATTATGGCATTCTTTCAGAAAAACGTTAAGTTGTCAATGTGTGCAGAGAAAAactatttaattttcatttaaattaaattggaaacATAACTATTAAAAGTCCTAAATTAATCTGATGtaccatttaattaaatttattgaacaaaattagaaatattagTGT is drawn from Haematobia irritans isolate KBUSLIRL unplaced genomic scaffold, ASM5000362v1 scaffold_117, whole genome shotgun sequence and contains these coding sequences:
- the LOC142242420 gene encoding ecdysteroid-regulated 16 kDa protein-like; amino-acid sequence: MKSYIYITLIIACAAVSMATTVKNCPKTKARLLEDGDVTISSCPKSKCNLKRNTEASIEMKIIPNRDFKELNSDIQGIILDVPLPFPGYYGTSACPHIYDAEGKNQVGCPLKAGETYIYKNSFKILPIYPTVSLTIHWGLGDKEGDAVCFQIPAKIKA